CTATTGTAATTGGGATGTTTGATGCCACTATTCAATCTCTTGTTGCCTTAGCAGTACTTATGCCAATAGTAGCTTCTATGGGTGGAAATGCAGGAACTCAAACACTAACCGTAACTGTAAGACAGATGGCTTTAGGTGATATTGAAAATGAAGATGCAAAAAAAACTATAATAAAAGAAGTAATAATATCTTTAGTAAATGGTTTACTTTTTGCAGGAGTCATAGGAGTAATTGCATATTTATGGTTTAAACTACCCTTATTAGGGCTTGTTATTGCAATGTCTATGGTTATTAATTTAATTAGTGCAGGCTTTTTTGGTGCAGTTATACCTTTAACTTTACAAAAATTAAAAATAGACCCAGCAATTGGAAGTACAGTATTACTTACAACTGTTACTGATGTTGTTGGCTTTTTTAGTTTCTTAGGACTTGCAACTTTAATACTTCTATAATTAGATTATTGGTCTTTTGTACCTCATGAAATATAGTGATGGGAGTGCAAGACCAAAACTAATCGCTCCAATAATAGAGACTGATTTTAATCCATTGTCAATGAATATGGCGATTAATTCAATACTTACTCCATGGGAATTCATGTCAACTAAACTTATCATTGCTGTAAAAGCATAAGTTCCTGGAATCATAGGAATAATAGAAGCAACAGTATAAATAGGTCTTGGAACTAAGTTCTTTTTAGACCAATAAAGTGCAATTATACCAATAATAACAGAAGCTAAAAATGTTGATAATTCTATTGTCAAATGTAAAGTTATAAAAAATTCTCTACAAGTATAAACAATAGCTCCACCCATAGCACAATATTTTAGTGCCGATTTGGGTACATTAAAAAGCATTGCAAATCCAACAGCTGGAATAGCTGCAAAAATAGCATGTAAAAAAATATTTTCTAAAGTATCAATCATCTTACCACCCCTTTATATTAAAAACTGACATGGCAATAATTATTCCAATAGAAGTTGCAAGTGTCAAAAGTGAAGCTTGCATCCAACGCCCCCAAGCCATTGATAAATACCCTTTAGTTGCATCAAGCATTGAATTTATAAAGGGAAATCCAGGAACTAAAAGTAAAACAGATGCTGATAAAACAATATTTGAAGTAGAGCTTATATTAAAATATGATGCCAAGTGTGCAATTGCTGTTGCACAAAAAGCTGTAATTCCAAAAGTTAAAATTAATACAAATTTCTTTTTTGCCAATTCTTGTCTTATAATCATTGCTATTGAAGCTGCAATAAATGTTACAAAAAAGCCATTAAAATCTATACCTCTTAAATACCCAAAAGAAGCACAAGACAATCCTACCATAAATACTACAAGCCATCTGTTATAATAATTTGGTTCAATATTTTTTAAAGTAGTAGTTATATAATCAGCAGTCAAATTAGGATTTTTCTCAGCATCTATTGTCATTTTTTGTACATCATAAACAATTGACATATTTATAGGTTTGTGATGTGAACGCCTTGTTGTAGTTACTGATTGGGAGTCTTTTAAAGTAGTTAATACAATAGCAGAAGGTATCAAAGATATCTCTACAGAATCAACACCTAAAGCACGACCAAGTCTTTGAGCAGTTTGTTCTATTAGAATACTTTCAGCTCCAAATTCTAACATTAATACAGCTGATTTTATAACAGCTCTTGTAATTTTTGTTTGTTCTTCATAATTCATTAGTTTTTTCCATAAAAGTATTCTATCACTTTTATTAAAAAACTAATGAATATAATTGTATAAAAAATAATATATTTTAATTAAAGACTTTTAATAGTAATATTTTCTTCTTTTCATAATATCTTTAGGACGGATATTGAAGTACCGAATAAATGCATTTGTAAAGCTCTGTTGATATTTATACCCTACAAAGTTCGAAATTTCAGAAATAGAAAATTCACTTTTTTCAATAAGTTCTTTTGCATGAATCATTTTTTGCTCAAGTATCATATTTCCAGGAGTAGTATTAAATAGTTTTTTAAATCCATATTTGAGTTTAAACTCATTAATAGCTACTTTTTTAGATAAGTTAAGTACAGTTAAAAAGTCTTTATTTTGCAAAATTATTTCCCTTGCTTTATATAAAGCTTCTATATCTTCTTTTGTTATTTTGACTTTCTTATCTTTTGTACTTTGTTTATGAAAAGTTAATTCATTAAATTCATTGTAAATAATTTCTAAGATTTTACTTTGCATATAAACATCATGTAATCCACCATGAAAAGGTGAAGTAAATAATTCTTTAGCTAAATGAATATTATTTGAATTTTTGCATTTTAAAGTTGTACTTGATTCTTTTTGAATATTTTTGGAGTTTAAATCAAGAATTTCCGAGAAGTTTTTTTCAATAAAGTTTTTTTCAATAAATAAACCAATTCCATTAGAAGAATGATTAAATATAGTTGTGATATCAAATTCATTTATATATGAAATTTTTGTTTCATTTTTTTTTAATATTATACTTTTATTTAAAATATTATCATTATAGGTTACTGTGCCATCTAATAATATTCCCACATAAATACCATTCATTTTTTGATTTGATTGAATTTTAATATTATTACTAGTTAAAACTTTTGATTTAAAAAATAAAATATCATCATTAATAATTTTTTTTTGTGAACTTATTGAACCAATATTGTCAGGAAAAGTTAATGTATAGTCATTTTCTGATGAAAATCTACTAAGTAACTTACCTATATCATCTTGCGTAAAATTATAAGACATTTAATCCCTTATTAATAAAAAATAAACCGAAATCAGTAAATTTTTACTTGAATTTGATAATTAATATCATTATAATCTGAATTGATTTAAAAAATGTTTAATAGAAGGAAAAAATGATGAAAAGGTTTAAAATAAAAAAGCTTTTTTTAATATTTTGTGTATCTAATACTATCTTAGTAGGTTCAGAAATACCGACTAATTTGGGAGATGTTTTAGTTAGTGCAAATAAAATTGAAGAAAATATACAAGATGTCCCTCAGAGTATTACTGTAATAAGTGAAGAGGAGATAGAAGGAAAAGGAATTAAAAACATTGCAGATGTGATAACTGAAATCCCCAATATGTATATTTCTCCAAGTCATGGTGGGGCATTAAATTTTAGAGGGTTAAATACTTCTATGTTTACAAATAATAATCCTGTTGTAATTTATATAGATGGAATACCTACTACAGATAGAAATTCATTTGATGTTTCAATGGAAAATGTTGAAAGAATAGAAGTTTTAAGAGGACCACAAGGAACACTTTATGGTAAAGATGCAATTGGTGGTGTAATTAATATTATAACAAAGAAGCCTAGTAATTTTTTATCTGGAAGTATCGGTATGGAATATGGGAGTAATAATTATTTACTAAATACTTTTAATTTAAATATTCCTTTTATAGATAATAAACTTTTTTTTAATATTAATGGAACAATCAATTCAGATGATGGTTGGGTAACTAATACTTATAATGGAGATGATAAAGCAGCCAAAGAAAAAGAAAAAAGGTTTAGTACTTCTCTTTTATATAATTTAAATGATGAACTTTCTACAAAATTAGTTTTAAAAAAGGAAAAATATGAAAATTATTGGGGGAATGATGAAGGTATTTTAAGTGCTGTAAGTCTAAGTGAGTTTAATAGAGATTCAGCAAAGAATACAAGTTTTGACATGCCATCAGTCGAAAAAGGAAATATTAATTCACAAAGTTTAAATGTCAAATATGAAAGAGAAGAGTATTTAGTTGATGCTATTGCTACTCATAAAAAAGTAGACTTTAATAGTTTATTTGATGCAGATTTTACAAGTGGAACTATTTATGATGGGTCATATATGCAACGTGATTCTATTACAGATACGTATACAGGAGAAATACGAATATCTAATAAGAATAATAGTAAAGGTATCAAATGGATAGGGGGAATTTATACAGATACAGAAGAGAAAAAATATAATCCATATAGTCTGAATTATCATATAAATAATATACCCTATATGAGTGGAAATGCTGTCTCTACATCTAATGGTGATACTCAAGCTTTATTTGCTCAAACAATTATTCCAATAAATAATAAAATGGATCTTACGATTGGGGGAAGATATCAAAGAATTAAAAAATCAATAGATATGACTGTTTCTAGTTATACTATGGGAAGTGGCTCATCAAGTTTTGATTTTGATGCAGAGAAAACATGGAATACTTTTATTCCTAAACTTGCTTTATCTTATAAATTAAATGACAATTTTACTACATATGCCTCTTTTTCAAAAGGATATATGCCTGGAGGATTTAATAATTATGCTTCTTCTACAAATGTAGAACAAAATAGCTTTGAACCTCAAGAATCAGTAAATTATGAGATTGGAATCAAAGGATATTTAGATAATTTTACCTTTACAGCTTCAATATTTAAAATGGACATAAAAAATATACATGTATATAGACAAGTACTTGGAAATTATTATACTGATAATGCAGATAAAGGATCTTCGCAAGGAATAGAGTTTGATTTTACTTATTACCCTTATGAGAGTATAGAGTTAAGTGGTGCTTTTGGTTTTATAAGCACTAAGTATGATTCTTTTAATGCAGGAGATTATGATTTTAGTGGTGAAAAAATAGAAAATACTCCATCTCATACTGCAAATTTAAGTATTGCTTATTATCACCCAAAAGGGTTTTATGCAAGAGGAGATATAAGAAATAAAGGTTCTATGTACTTTTATGATGATAGACAAAAGAATTTTCTAAAAAATGATGGATATACAACAGTAGATGTTAAATTGGGTTATAAATTCTCAGATTTTGACATTTATGGATATGTTAAAAATTTGACAGATAAAGAGTATATTACATATTATAACTCAAATTCAATAGTATCTCTTGCCTCTTATGGTGATAAAAGAATGTTTGGTGTTGGGGTAAAATATAAATTTTAATAACTTATTTTATAGGTTTTTTTTAATTTTCCATAAAAGTAAGTTTACTTTTATGGAAAATGATAGTAATTTATTAGATTAAAAATTACCACTCAAACTGAAATGTTGTATGTACGATTTTAAATTTCTTTTTTAAATCATGATTTATGTTATGTAAGATATCTTCATAATTATCAATATATTTTGAATCAATTTTGACATGTGCCGTCATATTGTACATATCTTGGGTAATTTCCCAAATATGCACATCATGTAATTCTATAACTTTATTATTTTTTTCTATAAAAGCTTTTACTTTTTCTATTTCCACTGGAGAAGTTTCCATTAAGGTATTTGTAGAACTTTTTAATATACCTATTGCCCATTTCCCAATAACTAAAGCAACTAATATTGCTAAGATAATATCAATAAAATACCAATGAGTAAAATATATTACTATATATCCAATAATAATTGCTACAGAAGATAGAGCATCACTTAGCATATGGATAAAAGATGATTTTAAATTAATATTATTTTTATCTCCTTGCATTAAAATTACACCAGTAATAATATTCACAACAAGTCCAATAGTCGCAACAATCATAGCAATTTTTATATCAATAACTTCAGGATTTAAAAATCGTTCAATGGCTTCATAAATAATCCACAAAATAGATAAAACTATTGTTATACCATTTATAAATGCAGCTAAAACTTCAGCTCTATAATATCCAAAAGTTTTTTCAAGTGGGGCTTGTTTACTTGCAATTATAATTGCTAAAAGTGAAATTATAAGTGCAAAGGAGTGCGTAAACATATGTATAGCATCAGAAACAAGAGCTAATGAATTTGATAAAAAGCCATAAAAAAATTCTGCAAACATTGTAATAAGTGTAATACCTAATGCCCACTTTAATACCTTTTTATCTGTTCCTCTATGGTCATGTGAGTGATCATGTGAATGTTCTTTTTCATGACTATGTGAGCAATTATGCCCATGATGATGTTCGTGTTTATGATCATGATGGTTTTTATCATCAAGAAAAGGCTTATGATCATTTAACCCAAATTTACAAGTTCCCATATTTATTTCCTTTATTTTCCATATACTTTGATTATTTCTAATAGATTATCAATTTGTGCTTCAGCTTCTGAGCTTGTGCCTTTTTTTATATTTTCTATTAAGTGACCTTTTGCATAATGTTCTATATAAGAACTTATCATACCGCTTACAGCACCTTTTATAGCAGTCAATTGTCTAATGGTTTCATAAGGGTCATTATCTAAATTGAACTTTTCGTCATTAAATTTATTTTTTAAAGAATGAACTTGCCCATGAATTCTGCTAATCCTATTTTGTAACTTTTTTCTCTCCACATCACAACAATATGCCATTTTTATTCCTTAATATAGTATACCCCCTATAGTATATAATTTTAACTTAAATTCAATTGATAATCAATATTAAATTATTATAAAAGATAATTATCGTTCTTTTGAAAATTAATAATAATAGTTTCTTGTTTTAATTACATCTATAGGACGGAGGCCAAAAAAATGAATAAATGCATTACTGAAACTTTGTTGATATTTGTATCCAACAAAGTTTGCAATTTCTGCAATAGAGTATTCGCTTGTTTCTAAAAGTTGTTTTGCATGTAACATTTTCTGTTCAAGTATCATATTCCCAGGACTAGTACTAAAAAGTTTTTTAAATCCATATTTTAGTTTAAATTCATTAATAGCTACTTTCTTTGCTAAAGTACTTAAATCCGGGAATTCATGGGTCAAAAGTATAATATCTCGAGCTTTATATAAAGCTTCTATATCTTCATTTGAGAGTTTTATTTTTTCTTTTGTATTACATTTAGGACAAGATAATATTTCATTAAATTCATTATAAATTATTTCTAAACATTTACTTTGTAAATAAATATTGTGTAATCCTCCATGAAAAGGAGAATTATATAATTCTTTAGCAAGGTGGAGATTTTTTGAAATATCTTTTCTATAAATAGATAATGATGGAAGTTTATTTGAATTTTTTTCTTTTATATCGTTTATGTGACTAAAGTGATTTAAAAAGTTTTTCTCTAAAAAATCATTTCTTAGAATTATTCCTATTCCTTTTGATGAAGAATTTTGATCTATTATAGTAGTGGAATCATATTCATTTATATATTTTATATAAAGATTATTTTTCTTAAAAGTTTCAACTTGATTGTTCATATTATCTTTATAGTGTATTTTACCATCTAATATGATACTAATTACTAAA
This portion of the Arcobacter nitrofigilis DSM 7299 genome encodes:
- a CDS encoding TonB-dependent receptor, producing MKRFKIKKLFLIFCVSNTILVGSEIPTNLGDVLVSANKIEENIQDVPQSITVISEEEIEGKGIKNIADVITEIPNMYISPSHGGALNFRGLNTSMFTNNNPVVIYIDGIPTTDRNSFDVSMENVERIEVLRGPQGTLYGKDAIGGVINIITKKPSNFLSGSIGMEYGSNNYLLNTFNLNIPFIDNKLFFNINGTINSDDGWVTNTYNGDDKAAKEKEKRFSTSLLYNLNDELSTKLVLKKEKYENYWGNDEGILSAVSLSEFNRDSAKNTSFDMPSVEKGNINSQSLNVKYEREEYLVDAIATHKKVDFNSLFDADFTSGTIYDGSYMQRDSITDTYTGEIRISNKNNSKGIKWIGGIYTDTEEKKYNPYSLNYHINNIPYMSGNAVSTSNGDTQALFAQTIIPINNKMDLTIGGRYQRIKKSIDMTVSSYTMGSGSSSFDFDAEKTWNTFIPKLALSYKLNDNFTTYASFSKGYMPGGFNNYASSTNVEQNSFEPQESVNYEIGIKGYLDNFTFTASIFKMDIKNIHVYRQVLGNYYTDNADKGSSQGIEFDFTYYPYESIELSGAFGFISTKYDSFNAGDYDFSGEKIENTPSHTANLSIAYYHPKGFYARGDIRNKGSMYFYDDRQKNFLKNDGYTTVDVKLGYKFSDFDIYGYVKNLTDKEYITYYNSNSIVSLASYGDKRMFGVGVKYKF
- a CDS encoding helix-turn-helix domain-containing protein, with the protein product MSYNFTQDDIGKLLSRFSSENDYTLTFPDNIGSISSQKKIINDDILFFKSKVLTSNNIKIQSNQKMNGIYVGILLDGTVTYNDNILNKSIILKKNETKISYINEFDITTIFNHSSNGIGLFIEKNFIEKNFSEILDLNSKNIQKESSTTLKCKNSNNIHLAKELFTSPFHGGLHDVYMQSKILEIIYNEFNELTFHKQSTKDKKVKITKEDIEALYKAREIILQNKDFLTVLNLSKKVAINEFKLKYGFKKLFNTTPGNMILEQKMIHAKELIEKSEFSISEISNFVGYKYQQSFTNAFIRYFNIRPKDIMKRRKYYY
- a CDS encoding metal/formaldehyde-sensitive transcriptional repressor; amino-acid sequence: MAYCCDVERKKLQNRISRIHGQVHSLKNKFNDEKFNLDNDPYETIRQLTAIKGAVSGMISSYIEHYAKGHLIENIKKGTSSEAEAQIDNLLEIIKVYGK
- a CDS encoding threonine/serine exporter family protein — protein: MNYEEQTKITRAVIKSAVLMLEFGAESILIEQTAQRLGRALGVDSVEISLIPSAIVLTTLKDSQSVTTTRRSHHKPINMSIVYDVQKMTIDAEKNPNLTADYITTTLKNIEPNYYNRWLVVFMVGLSCASFGYLRGIDFNGFFVTFIAASIAMIIRQELAKKKFVLILTFGITAFCATAIAHLASYFNISSTSNIVLSASVLLLVPGFPFINSMLDATKGYLSMAWGRWMQASLLTLATSIGIIIAMSVFNIKGW
- a CDS encoding helix-turn-helix domain-containing protein is translated as MSYNFTLNNMSEFMCSSTLKEDYKINFPDNLGFMSCKKEIVTEDIFLFKTHALANKTLALQAISEVKGLVISIILDGKIHYKDNMNNQVETFKKNNLYIKYINEYDSTTIIDQNSSSKGIGIILRNDFLEKNFLNHFSHINDIKEKNSNKLPSLSIYRKDISKNLHLAKELYNSPFHGGLHNIYLQSKCLEIIYNEFNEILSCPKCNTKEKIKLSNEDIEALYKARDIILLTHEFPDLSTLAKKVAINEFKLKYGFKKLFSTSPGNMILEQKMLHAKQLLETSEYSIAEIANFVGYKYQQSFSNAFIHFFGLRPIDVIKTRNYYY
- a CDS encoding threonine/serine exporter family protein, with translation MIDTLENIFLHAIFAAIPAVGFAMLFNVPKSALKYCAMGGAIVYTCREFFITLHLTIELSTFLASVIIGIIALYWSKKNLVPRPIYTVASIIPMIPGTYAFTAMISLVDMNSHGVSIELIAIFIDNGLKSVSIIGAISFGLALPSLYFMRYKRPII
- a CDS encoding cation diffusion facilitator family transporter, with protein sequence MGTCKFGLNDHKPFLDDKNHHDHKHEHHHGHNCSHSHEKEHSHDHSHDHRGTDKKVLKWALGITLITMFAEFFYGFLSNSLALVSDAIHMFTHSFALIISLLAIIIASKQAPLEKTFGYYRAEVLAAFINGITIVLSILWIIYEAIERFLNPEVIDIKIAMIVATIGLVVNIITGVILMQGDKNNINLKSSFIHMLSDALSSVAIIIGYIVIYFTHWYFIDIILAILVALVIGKWAIGILKSSTNTLMETSPVEIEKVKAFIEKNNKVIELHDVHIWEITQDMYNMTAHVKIDSKYIDNYEDILHNINHDLKKKFKIVHTTFQFEW